The following proteins are encoded in a genomic region of Bosea beijingensis:
- a CDS encoding chemotaxis protein CheW, protein MDELLQEFLTETGENLDTVDRELVRFEQDPNDRDILRNIFRLVHTVKGTCGFIGLPRLEALTHAAESVIGQFRDGATVRPIAVTAILETIDRIKDILAELAEKGQEPEGNDETLIGELFALAEHAKGELRQQAPADISLDPVAAYLARHGQAAPAPTSTEDIVFRSAPGPQRGRDGRIEGSETAAPAEDSQGPVRSGGPATLRVNVDTIEHLMTMVSELVLTRNQLLEVARRQEDAGLKAPLQRLSLITAELQDGVMKTRMQPIGNAWSKLPRIVRDLSAELGKRIELLTDGAETELDRQILDLIKDPLIHMVRNCADHAIELPADRREAGKPEHGTIRLAAYHEGGSVTISIADDGRGLDIERIRGKAMAKGLASEAELDKLSDAQISRFIFHPGFSTADSVTAVSGRGVGMDVVKANVDSIGGTVDVASRPGLGTTITIKIPLTLAIISALIVVAGEDRYAIPQIAVRELVRAKAGDDNRIEEINGAPVLRLRGRLLPIVSLPGLMACPGREAARRADGEGFIVVTQIGERQFGILVDSVFHTEEIVVKPMSSKLRHIHLFSGNTILGDGTVVLIVDPNGVARLVGATTSEDAQEEPREAAAQVHRGERTTMLVFRAGAGSLQALPLSLVTRLEEIEAGEFQRSGGRTLLHYRGRLVPVTPVADTPLRAEGIQPLVIVSNGDLTVALAVEAIVDIVEETFDLEIAAADARGIIGSAMIRGRATDILDLAHYLPLNEPGWFAAGRNAELPGRVLLVEPSDFLRDMLSPVLRASGRIIAPIADFSEAALATAGEPIVTALLDLDRDSDAAFAFASLLRERAKGERLRILGLTTCATPDLHMRAVQAGLDDVVAKFDRRALLSEINAAGADLRHAA, encoded by the coding sequence ATGGACGAGTTGCTGCAAGAGTTCCTGACGGAGACCGGCGAGAATCTCGACACGGTCGATCGGGAACTCGTTCGCTTCGAGCAGGACCCGAACGACCGCGACATCCTGCGGAACATCTTCCGGCTGGTCCATACGGTGAAGGGCACCTGCGGCTTCATCGGCCTGCCGCGGCTGGAAGCGCTGACCCACGCCGCCGAGTCGGTGATCGGGCAGTTCCGCGACGGCGCCACCGTCAGGCCCATCGCCGTCACCGCGATCCTGGAAACGATCGACCGGATCAAGGACATCCTGGCCGAGCTTGCCGAGAAGGGGCAGGAGCCCGAAGGCAACGACGAGACGCTGATCGGCGAGCTGTTCGCGCTGGCCGAGCACGCCAAGGGCGAGCTCAGGCAGCAGGCTCCGGCCGACATCTCGCTCGACCCGGTCGCTGCCTATCTCGCCCGCCATGGCCAGGCCGCGCCGGCCCCGACGAGCACCGAGGATATCGTCTTCCGCAGCGCGCCCGGCCCGCAGCGCGGGCGCGACGGCCGCATCGAAGGCAGCGAAACCGCCGCCCCCGCGGAGGATTCGCAAGGCCCCGTCCGCAGCGGCGGTCCGGCCACCCTGCGCGTCAATGTCGACACGATCGAGCACCTGATGACGATGGTCTCGGAGCTTGTCCTGACCCGCAACCAGCTCCTCGAGGTCGCGCGGCGACAGGAGGATGCCGGGCTCAAGGCCCCGCTCCAGCGCCTGTCGCTGATCACCGCCGAATTGCAGGACGGCGTGATGAAGACGCGCATGCAGCCGATCGGCAATGCCTGGTCTAAGCTGCCGCGCATCGTGCGCGATCTCAGCGCCGAACTGGGCAAGCGCATCGAATTGCTGACCGATGGTGCCGAGACCGAGCTCGACCGTCAGATCCTCGACCTGATCAAGGACCCCTTGATCCACATGGTCCGCAACTGCGCCGACCATGCGATCGAATTGCCGGCCGACCGCCGCGAGGCCGGCAAGCCCGAGCACGGTACGATTCGCCTCGCCGCCTATCACGAGGGCGGCTCGGTCACGATCTCGATCGCCGATGACGGACGCGGCCTCGATATCGAGCGCATCCGCGGCAAGGCCATGGCAAAGGGCCTCGCCAGCGAAGCCGAGCTCGACAAGCTCAGCGACGCGCAGATCAGCCGCTTCATCTTCCATCCCGGCTTCTCCACGGCCGACAGCGTCACAGCAGTCTCCGGCCGCGGCGTCGGCATGGACGTCGTCAAGGCCAATGTCGATTCGATCGGCGGCACGGTCGATGTCGCCAGCCGCCCCGGCCTCGGCACGACGATCACCATCAAGATTCCGCTGACGCTCGCGATCATCTCGGCGCTGATCGTGGTCGCCGGCGAGGACCGCTACGCCATTCCCCAGATCGCGGTGCGCGAACTGGTCCGGGCCAAGGCCGGCGACGACAACCGCATCGAGGAGATCAACGGCGCCCCGGTGCTGCGGCTGCGCGGACGCCTCCTCCCGATCGTCTCGCTGCCGGGGCTGATGGCCTGCCCGGGGCGGGAAGCCGCCCGGCGGGCCGATGGCGAGGGCTTCATCGTCGTCACCCAGATTGGCGAGCGGCAGTTCGGCATCCTCGTCGACAGCGTCTTCCACACCGAGGAAATCGTGGTGAAGCCGATGTCGAGCAAGCTACGCCATATCCACCTGTTCTCCGGCAACACCATTCTCGGCGACGGCACCGTCGTGCTCATCGTCGATCCCAACGGCGTCGCTCGCCTGGTCGGCGCAACCACGTCCGAGGACGCGCAGGAGGAGCCGCGCGAGGCAGCGGCCCAGGTGCATCGCGGCGAACGCACGACGATGCTGGTCTTCAGGGCCGGCGCCGGCAGCCTGCAGGCCCTGCCTCTCTCGCTTGTGACGCGATTGGAGGAGATCGAGGCCGGCGAATTCCAGCGCAGCGGCGGCCGCACCCTGCTGCATTACCGCGGCCGTCTCGTCCCCGTGACCCCCGTCGCCGACACGCCATTGCGTGCTGAGGGCATCCAGCCGCTCGTCATCGTCTCGAACGGCGATCTCACCGTGGCGCTCGCCGTCGAGGCGATCGTCGACATCGTCGAGGAAACCTTCGATCTGGAGATCGCGGCGGCCGACGCGCGCGGCATCATCGGCTCGGCCATGATCCGCGGCCGCGCCACCGACATCCTCGATCTCGCCCATTACCTGCCGCTGAACGAGCCCGGCTGGTTCGCGGCCGGGCGCAATGCCGAGCTTCCCGGCCGGGTCCTGCTGGTCGAGCCCTCCGACTTCCTGCGCGACATGCTCAGCCCGGTATTGAGGGCCTCCGGCCGGATCATCGCCCCGATCGCCGATTTCAGCGAAGCGGCCCTGGCGACGGCCGGCGAGCCGATCGTGACCGCATTGCTCGATCTCGACCGCGACAGCGACGCCGCCTTTGCCTTCGCCAGCCTCCTGCGCGAACGCGCCAAGGGCGAGCGCCTGCGCATCCTCGGCTTGACGACCTGCGCCACGCCCGACCTGCACATGCGGGCGGTCCAGGCCGGTCTCGACGACGTCGTCGCGAAATTCGACCGCCG